The Pagrus major chromosome 24, Pma_NU_1.0 region TTGTCATTGTCGCAGCGAGTCCACTGATCGGTGTTGGAGCTGGTCTTATGGCTCTGGTGAGACCCAGAGTCTTGAATGTCCTGACTTGAATTGACTTTATTTGATTTCTCTTGATCTGACTTTATTTTACTTGACCTGGCCCGACTTAAACTCTCTATATCTCTATAAGTTCTCTTGACATGATTTCTCTTGACTTGACCTTGCTTGATCTCTCTTGACTTAGTACGTCTTGAAaatctgttctcagaggaaaataaggttccctACCCCTACTTTCTCTTGTCTTCTCAATCAACTTtgcctctttctgtttttcctccagtTTGTGGCAAAGCTAACAGGGATGGAGCTGCAGGCCTACGCCAAGGCTGGAGCTGTAGCCGACGAGGTCCTTTCATCCATCAGGACTGTGGCTGCTTTTGGTGGAGAGTTAAAAGAAGTTCAGAGGTAATATCTGccagattacttttttaaattttcctATATAAATGCAGCTGAGGTGAGCTCCATCCTTCTCCTGTACAGGTACGACAAGAACTTGGTCTCAGCGCAGCGCTGGGGCATCAGAAAAGGTCTGATCATGGGCTTTTTCACCGGATACATGTGGCTGATCATCTTTCTGTGCTATGGACTGGCCTTCTGGTATGGCTCCAGTCTGGTGGTGGACACTGCCGAGTACACACCAGGAACACTAATGCAGGTAAACCACTGACCACAGTGATAGAATCCATTTCCTGTCTCTTTTAACCGTTTTTTAAAGCGTTTTCTTGCTGGATCTAAACTTCTGGTTACGTTTTTTGATTGGATGTTTCTTGTAACAGGCTAAGAGTGTTTCTGCGGCCCTAATATACTGACCTCTTCATTCCAGGTGTTCTTCGGTGTTTTGGTAGCGGCCATGAATCTGGGGCAGGCCTCCCCATGTCTGGAGGCGTTCGCTGCAGGTCGCGGAGCTGCTACCATCATCTTTGAGACTATCGACAGAGTGAGAACGCTTGATGTTATAATTATTTTGCATGATTTTGATCCTTACAAGGTCAGTTATTTTCAAAGTTAACCTCTGCTTCTTGTTGAcaagtctcatttttcatgtcactgcCAGGAGCCTGAGATCGATTGTTTATCTGAGGCTGGATATAAGCTCGACAGGGTCAAAGGAGATATTGAGTTTCACAATGTGACCTTCTACTACCCCTCCAGACCTGAAGTCAAGGTACTCGCAGGCTTTACATTTGTTATCATATATAACTAGAAACTCTCTTCATCAGTGTGACTTGTAACAGGGAGTCATGTGATCTCTCCTCAGATCCTGGACCAGCTCAGTGTTGCAGTGAAGTCAGGCGAGACCACAGCCTTTGTGGGCCCGAGCGGAGCTGGGAAGAGTACCGctatacagctcatccagcgcTTCTACGACCCGAAAGAGGGAATGGTAGGTTTGACTTTTGTCAGCATCTGACATGAAGGATTCCCTCGACACACTGAAGCTGCTGCCTTCCTTTGTCTAAGCTTTATTCCAGTGGTTTCAAAAATAACCATCCCCTCGGGTGATAGAAGTACATGATAATCTGTTTCATTATTCAGCCAATGGGTCCTAACAgcctcatttttcacttttactagAATTAGAGGTCTTTGCAcaccttcttttcttcctttcaaCATCTAAAGAAGGAAATAGCCTCTTCTCCCCACTACACTAACAACCCCACCATTTGAAAGTAACATAGCAGGGGGGGGGAAATGCCACAAATCACAGCAGCACAGTACTTTAATAGCACCATCCATCAATGTGAGCAAAACCAGTTTCTCTCTGTGCCCTCCATTTCAGGTGACATTGGACGGTCATGACATCAGAGGGCTCAACATCCAATGGCTGCGCTCGCTGATTGGCATTGTGGAGCAGGAGCCTGTGCTGTTCGCCACCACCATCGCTGAGAATATACGCTACGGCCGACCCGGCGTCTCCATGGAGGACATCATCACTGCCACGAAGGAGGCCAATGCCTACAACTTCATCTTGGACCTGCCACAGGTGAAGTTGCTTATGCTCATGGGCAAAATAGTACAGATTCAAAGTAGTTTTGACAACCAACAGGCCCGATAACTTCCCCTGTCATTTTAAATCTGACAGAAATTCGACACCTTGGTCGGGGAGGGCGGAGGTCAGATGAGCGGCGGTCAGAAGCAGCGTATTGCCATCGCTCGAGCACTCGTCAGGAATCCTCGTATCCTGCTGCTGGACATGGCGACCTCTGCCCTTGACAACGAGAGCGAGGCGGTAGTTCAAGAAGCTTTAGACAAAGTAAGTCCGACTGATCTGCGTGATGAATTCGCTCCTGTTTTTTATCTCTAAATCCTCCAGTCAGGGTcctttcaaaatgtattcagcgCTCTGTTGTATTCAATGTAATTTGCTTGTTctgcaataaaaaaattaatgatacaaaaagaagaaaatcgatgcagcagagagagatgaaCGAAAGGGTTGCACATATTAAATTTCCGAGTCAAGGAagacaaaatattcacatttcacttgtttatttgGCTCGCAGCACAACAGTTAAAAACTCTGGAGAAGGTTCTGTGTCGAGCCGAATGAACAAGTAAAgagtattttttctctttttttggaaTATGCTCCCTGGCTTTTTTTTGGGTCTAGCGCTCCGCTGAGAATCCCAATTGTTGTAACTTCCTTTTCgcaatattgacttttttattcCTTGGCAAAACCGGGGGCATTACTCATAATTCAACTCAAATGTGTGTCAAAGACTCTCGTGTGTTATCCTAGTAGCTGCTAATGTAGCCTGGAGCTGCTAGCATCTAGACTTTGAAGTGCAGAATCGGTTTTGTTTCCCTTTAAAGAAGGAAATCTCAAAGTGAGAGCTTTAAAGGAATAAAGAAATGGACACGTATTTATTACAAATACAGTTTTCGACATgagattaaagctgctgtaagcgttgttgttgtttcggcTCACTTCTTGTCCATTTCGCAGTTAGAAATCTCGTCCttcctctctacatcaccacacttgcatgactccttttctttctttgaggcagctctctttgcctctttcttttcttctagCGTTTTTCTTCACTTGGCTGCAAAATATTGACAAAATGTGAGGCTAAACTTAATATTTTTGGCCCAGATTTTGGGTTGGGTGGATGTGAGGTTTATTCACAATCAGATAACCACCCTCCAAAAAAGAAATCAGGATTTTTACAGATGCATTAAttaagaattttggtttaaaacattcaaaaattaaatcaaattattaacagaatatGAAAGAAAGTTTTCATGTTATGTcaatgctaactagctagcctcatgcctgaaaacctctttctcctaGGGGTCCAGaactcctgtgctagcagtgttaacaccaacactccctcaGTAGCCCAGTTAGCCTAGCAGCTAGCAGGGCTAACTAGGCTAacaactgagagaaacagcagtcatgtaaacacaatccactgagcagcagttagcagcaccTTTTAAACTACcgagagtgttttttttacaacatttgaTTTCATCGTAGGTACGCATGGGTCGCACCACCATCTCCATTGCCCACCGGCTGTCCACCATAAAGAACGCCGATGTGATCGTTGGCTTTGAGCACGGCCGAGCTGTGGAGAAGGGCAAACACAACGAGCTGCTGGAGAGGAAGGGAGTCTACTTCACTCTCGTCACCCTGCAGAGCCAAGGAGACAAGGCTCTGAACGAGAAGGCCCGGGAAAGTAGGTCCAGCAGCGTAAAGTTCAAATATTTGACCCAGGATCCACTGATTGTGTGCTAATTCAATCGATCTCTTGCACTAGTGGCTAATaaagaagaagagacggagaAGCTATCCAGGGCGGGAAGCTACCGCAGCAGTTTGAGGTATCACACGGACACATTCCCAATCACCCCCTGCCCTTTATCACTTGCTCATTTGCTTCCTTGTGTATAATATCCATCTACGTGGTCCTGGCTGTGCATCTAAATTGGATTTTACAGTCTGAAATTGAGTTGTGTCACAGCCGAAACTGATACCTTCATTTACTTAATTACCCTTTTACATTTAGCTGACACTATCATCCAGAGCCACTCGCAAACGGTACGGCAGCAGAGGAGGCTTGAGGTCCTCTATCAAAACCATTACAAGAGCCCAGTAATGAGTGCAACAAGAAGAACAGCAGCAGTCAAGGAGCGACAATATATTGTCCTTAGACCACTCGTGCATGAAGTGATGGATAAAAACAGTTgggaaaccttttttttcttcgaCCTGGTAAATTTTCTATGTTTTGCAGGGCCTCGATCCGCCAGCGTTCCCGATCTCAGCTGTCCAAGCTGATGCCGGACTCTGTTTCCATGACGGGAGAGCTCGGCCCCAGAGCTTACTCTGTGTCACAGGCAGACAAATCTAAGGTGtgcatacatttttatgtgtggGAGTGTAAGACCACTAGTGAGAAACGCTCCTGGcgttgtatttgtttttttctatatcAACAGCATACACAGATAATCGCTTTTACTGCCTGCTGATGTCTACGTGTCTGTGTTAACTCAGAATGCCATcccagaggaggatgaggaagaggtcGTGGAGCCGGCTCCAGTCGCCAGGATCCTCAAGTACAACGTACCTGAGTGGCCCTATATGCTTTTTGGATCCTTTGGGGCCGCCATAAACGGAGGAGTCAACCCGGTCTACGCTCTGCTGTTCAGTCAGATCTTGGCGGTGAGGTTCACGTTCATTTTAAATGCCTTAAAGCCACTATATGTAGATTTTGACATGTAAGATAGTGGAAGGATGTAGCTAATTTTAAAGGAGTTGTACACTATTTCTTAGAAGGCTAACTGGTTTCACTTGTAGCCTATCACAATCAATGTATGACATAGCATAAATTGCCTGTTTAAGCTAGCTGTGTTGGTAATCCTATAAAGTTTGAGAACACATCAAAGTCAGTATAACGTTTTGTTGACATTGTGCAGCATAACATGCTAACTAGCTGGGAACCGGCTTGCACTAGGCAGTCATATACCCCTCTGAGCTGGCTAGCTTGCTAGTTGTTAGCTAGCAAGATAGTTAGCAAGTAATCTTGGTGTCATTGCGTAATTGTTGGAGGACGATGCTTCTTTGGGGCAGTTTATATGAAaacagggttaaaaaaaaattggatgGTGcgactgagctaacaagctacgatagcttcctccattttggactctAACGTTCCTGTTTTAAATGCTAGTGTTTAAACTGAGCCATTTTTCCCCCTTATTTTGCAGGTATGTATACCTGTCTCGAAAAAACTAATtctatatttacataaaaatctACATATGGTGGCTTTAAACCGTCGTCGTGATCtataaataatctgaataaCTGGATCAAGCTTGATGTTCTGTGTCATCAGTAAAACCTTATGTAAAAATTATAATTACCTCTATGTAAATATATATGCTAATGATTTATTATCATATATTATCACATTGATTAAGTAATAAATGCTCAAGGCCTGATTAacattgtgttttgtatgtgtatgtgtgtgtgtgtgtgtgtgtgtgtagacattCTCAATAACAGATCCCGAGGTTCAGAGGAGGGAGATTGATAGTGTCTGCGTGTTCTTCGTCATGGTCGGCGTGGTCTCTTTCTTCACCCAGATGCTGCAGGTAGAGTAGCAGAAAGACTGATTGTGCTCCTGCCTTCACCCCCTGCTTGTGTTCAAGGTTGTGGGAAAGTCACAAGAGACCTCCTTTACTTTAACAAATTAATACCTCCCTCGGATGAAACGGATCGTCCTACGTCCTGCTGAGACGCTGCTCCAGAACTGCGTCATCAGTCCTGACCCCCTGGTGGAGGGGAAGACAAAGACatgttaatatattatattaaattatgttGAAGATCCCGGTGGAGGTATTTTGAATTTAATAAGCACTTCCCGTGTTTGTCTCACCAGGGTTACGCCTTCTCCAAGTCTGGAGAGCTGCTGACCCGCAGGTTAAGGCGGCTCGGCTTCCATGCCATGCTGGGTCAAGAGATCGGCTGGTTTGACGATCACAGAAACAGCCCTGGAGCTCTGACCACGCGTCTGGCGACCGATGCCTCGCAAGTCCAAGGAGTGAGCTGCAGCCTTCATATAAAACGataatgatttttaaaagtGATTCAGTCCAACATTCAGCGATAAAActgaatttatttaaaaagctgaTGAGGTGAGATTTATCCAATGCAGCAGGCCATTCGTCTGGTGATAAAacataatttgatttaaaacgATTTTATAATACATCGTGCTCACATCCTGCAGAGTCACACACAGTGAGAGGGCAGAGCGCTACAGAGGCAATGAAGTCAACAACAAAAGTTTTGGGGGGTTTTCGGGCTGTCTGGAAGCTTGTAATGTCTCTACTTTATGACTTTTAGGTGGATTATTTTAGCCCTCGCAAAAACATCGACATGACCTACATAACACATAAAATATGCTCTCTGTTGTTGGGTATTCATCAGGAAATGTAGAGAAACATGGAAACTTCCAACGAAATGTCTTACATGCCCATTTTTAATAGAAATAAAGTATTTAACAACATTTATAGCCTCCTTTTTGGAATTAAATGTGCCTGCAGGGCATCTGTCAGCCCATTTACTATTTATATTGAAATTAACAGAGTAAATTAATGTATAATTTCCCAGATAGCACACATATGTCTTACAGATGTCGGCCCAATGAATAAAAGTTATTGACATCTTGAGTAAAGTGACTTATTTCTTCTGTTCCTCAGGCCACAGGCTCGCAGATCGGCATGATCGTCAACTCTCTGACCAACATCGGCGTGGCCGTCCTCATGTCCTTCTACTTCAGCTGGAAGCTCACGCTGCTCATCCTGTGCTTCCTGCCGTTCATCGCCCTGTCGGGTGGCTTCCAGGCTAAGATGCTGACAGGGTTTGCGAAGGAGGACAAGGCGGCCATGGAGGCAGCCGGACAGGTCGGATATCTACTCAACTCCTTTATTTATCAGCCCCCTGTTTGAAAATACCACAGTTCTGATGATGAACGCAAAAAGCATCATCTCGATAATCCTGCTAAACTTTAAGGTAGAAGGTGACATCAGCTGACATATCTACTGACAGCAGatacagacagcttaacaacagTGTCTATTTTAGGCTCCAGGTTTcagctttttctctccatcaccGAAGAAAAGCTCCACGGCCCTGCAGCTGAACTCAGATCTCGGTACAAAAGCAGTTTATTAGGCGCTCCTGTAATTTTGGCAAGTTCGGAACGGAGCTCGCGCTGTCAGGCTCGACTCCCGCCGAGGCCACCCATGCTTAAAAtgcagtgaaacacacagtggATAAAACCTCAGGCCAGGAAGAGCAGGAAAGTTCACAATCAAAGAAAAAGTAGTCAATTTACCATGAACTTTCTTTTACGCTATCTTAATCATCCCCATGCAGTAAACCTTACCCATCCAAATAAAGTGGATTAGATGAAAGTTTAATGATCCCTATGGGGGGAAATTGGCTTACTGCAGCAGCATAAAATAGGATATAGATAAGAGGGGAGCAAATGCTTTATCTATATCTTACCCCCcttcacacattaaaaacacataggAGTTATGTGCAGCTTCTGTTCAGCTATCAGccttttttccctgtttttaaTCTGGTATTGGAATTTCAACCTGAGTCGTCTATTTACAGATCTCTGGTGAGGCACTAAACAACATCCGCACCATCGCAGGCCTGGGGAAAGAGAGGCGCTTCGTGGACACATACGCGGCCCAGCTTGAAGCTCCGTACGAAGCGGCCCTGAAGAAGGCGAATGTGTACGGAGCCTGCTACGGCTTCGCCCAGTGCATCATCTTCTTTACCAACTCCGCCTCCTACAGGTTTGGAGGCTACCTGGTGCGTCAGGAGGGGCTTCACTTCAGCCTGGTGTTCAGGTGAGAGGACGAGGCTGTCGAGTGTGGCGTTGTCCTGTGTGCTCgttttgtatttttgacttCTCATGGCTGAAAATCACTTTCAATTCTATCTAACTACATTACAAATCAGGATATTTTCTTTGTAGGCAAGAGGGTTTGCACCAAATGCATGGGTTTAGCATTGGGTTGGCATTAGCGCTCACTCAATACAGCTCTGATACAGCTGTGAGTGAACAGTGAGGTAAAATTAAAGTAACACATGTTTGTAAAGGTAATTTGAATCCCACGTGAGAATGGCTTAAAGGACAACGTTtttatgtggcggaccccgccacctttctagctttcaaacagtgttctggggacagAAGcaggttgtttattcagttaagaaaaaataataattctgtattgtattattgcctcaataatattgtaaatattaaaattcggAGTTTgaacagtgcccctttaaaataaaattaatcagTTGCATCAGGAGAGAGTGAGAACCCGACCCTGTGGCGAGCCAGCGGAGGTAGAAAGGGATTGATAGACATGTCACATTACACTGTTTTCCCTGTCAGGGTCATCTCAGCCATCGTCACCAGCGGCACAGCCCTCGGCAGAGCCTCCTCGTACACACCAGACTACGCCAAGGCCAAGATTTCTGCAGCGCGTTTCTTCCAGCTGCTGGACCGTGTGCCTCAGATCAGCGTGTACAGCGACAAGGGAGATAAATGGGTATGAGCGCCTCTGTGATGCTACATGTTACGTGCGGTGTATAAAAAGGATCGATCCAGGAGGGAATCCAGATCTTGATTTCTTATTCCTTTATTGTTGGGCTTATTAATTTTACATCAGTCATgaaaggaagggaaggaaggaggaggaaaggaaggagaacATCCAAAAGACAGAAATTCCTGATAACACAAGTACACATAGTCCTTTAAGAGATGTAAATCCTTTTGAATAATGAAAGAAGTCGATTCTCAGCGTTAAATAAAACTCTTTACTATCATTGGAGAGTTTTACCTTCCTTCTGTGGACAGGAGGTGGCACCCTAACACACCACGGAAACCAACACTAACCTTTGTACTCTTcattctccctccctcctctgctgtgttGTCAGGATAACTTCCAAGGGAACATTGACTTCATTGACTGTAAGTTCACCTACCCCACCAGGCCAGACATCCAGGTCCTGAATGGGCTGAATGTGTCGGTGAAGCCCGGTCAGACGCTGGCCTTTGTGGGCAGCAGCGGCTGCGGGAAGAGCACCAGCGTCCAGCTGCTGGAGAGGTTTTATGATCCGGACCAGGGCAGAGTGGTGAGGAGGACTTAAAGCTGAATACTACTTGCAGCAATGTTGTGGTTTTTCCAAATGCcgacttaaaaaaaatcaaaagaacaACTCTATTAAAATGTCTCTGAACCATGTAGCCAGAAATACGTATAGGCGTGCTTTTATGTTGGGCTTTAGgcctgtctgtcagctgctTATCTGGCCCTGCAGTCTCAGAGTACAGGTGGTTGGATTCAGGTGCATTCTTTGGATATTTCCACCAGGACAGCAGCAAATGAGAGGTCTGACTTTAAAAACAGCCGACCTTATATTGTCCCAGCAGTTGCTGACCTTTATCCAAATGTCAGATATCTCACTCTGACATGAATAAGTCATTTATATCGTCTGCTTTCAGCTTACACTCCCCGTAAGGATCAGCTGTACCTTGAGCGTCATTGTCCAAAGTAAAATCCGTCATTTGTCAAAGTCAAAGAATAATTGCCGGACATTTAGCGTGCTCGGTGATTGAAGCATTTCCGACTCTTCTATGACTTCACTGCATTTATCAATCGGACGTTTATGCTGACTTTgtgctttatttaaaaaaaaaagaaaaaaagtgggCACTCTACGCAGGATGGAGGTTTGTCTTCGTGCCAGTGATGAATCCCTGCCAAGATTCAAACGGCCTTAATTGAGTTGGAAGTGGTTTGGAAACGCGTGGTCCTGATTCTCTGTCTGAGATTTAAAAAGGACAGCATCACCTCTGCGTAGTTAGGAGAGAAATTACATGGAGATGGTGTTATGATAGCTCATTAAGTGGATTGTATTTCCAGTCTTTGATTATTATATCGCTTTCTTCTAATGGTAAAATCGATTGCTTCCCGCAGCTGATTGATGGCCATGACTCAACTCGTGTCAACGTGCCCTTCCTGCGCTCCAAGATCGGCATCGTGTCCCAGGAGCCCATCCTGTTCGACTGCAGCATCGCCGAGAACATCAAGTACGGCGACAACCTGCGGGAGATCAGCATGAACGACGTCATCTCCGCCGCCAAGAAGGCCCAGCTCCACGACTTTGTCATGGGGCTGCCTGAGGTACTGCGGACATGTTGTGTGTGGTGAGGTCACGGCGAGGTTTAGTTCGTCTGGGTTCAGAAAACAGGCAGCGATCATGAACAGAACAAGGTTGCAGGAGAGAGgctggtacacacacacacacacacacacacacacacactgggctgGATGTGTGGATGACAGCCAGGTGTGCAAGGTGAGTGTGAGGCTTCAAAATGTATCTCATCTCACAGCTCGGGTCCAGCTAAGACGTTCCTCTTAAGAGCTTTTCCCAAATCTGCTGAGGGCGACTCTGTGGACCGTGATTGGTTCAGACAGGGGACAGGTCTGTGTCAGTGGATGTGaactaaataaaatattcatcattatAGACTAATCTGCCAtctgatgtatgtgtgtgagctcCGAATGCATTCACTGGTTTGACATCGGTTGTGACGGCTTTGGATGAAATACCATTTTAGTTTTTGACCAATCTACGCTCGATAGATCGTATCAGAGTTACGTTTAGTTAACAAACCCAGTGGATATTACTTCAGATTAAAGACACACtcgatttcttcttctttcttctctctcgtGCAGAGACAGCCGGATcgctttctgttttcctgtaTTACTGCGTAGTAAATCGACTTGTCAGCGCTCGCTTGGTATTTCTGTAGAATCTTCTTAATACCAGTCAGCCGATGTACACTGAAACTGATACATCTTGCAATAAGCTAATATCGGCTGATGTATCAGCCTGGCAGTGTGTCAGCTCCACATGTCTTCTCTCAGACAGGTCTGACACGCCTCTTATTTTTAAGACTTTCTCTTAAATTGGCCTGTTAGAAGCTACGTTTAGCCTTCAGGAGGATGTGTTGGGAGAAGTGATCGAGGCAAAGAAAGTGGCCTCATGACATTTTGTTCCTGCTGCTTATTGTTTTCTCAAAGGAAAAGGGGGAAGGATTTTTAAACATCACAACAAATAAGATGTGAATGTCCAAAATGGGGAGATTTAGGACATTTAACATAAATCTCCTTTGTTCCTGCTTCAGAAATACGACACGAACGTCGGCGCCCAGGGTTCTCAGTTGTCTCGCGGTCAGAAGCAGCGCATCGCCATCGCCAGGGCGATCATACGCGACCCCAAGATCCTGCTCCTGGACGAGGCCACCTCGGCCCTGGACACCGAGAGCGAGAAGGTAACGCTTCATTAAACTCTGAACAGCAGCGTCATCGTTTGCTGAATCCACAAACCTCACATGACAGCGCCGTGCAGCTGCTTGATATTCTCCGGGCACGGAGAGCGAGGAGAGCATGcagttaattattattatcattaacatCATTATCATTCATCATCTCTATTATTATCACCAGCGGCTCACAGTTCACGCCAACCCTCCAGTAGAGCCTCTTAAAGATGAATGTAGTCTGTTGGCCTGTGCTGTAGCTTTTCCAGCTCAAAAAAGGCTGAACCACGCTGAGGACAAAGAGGCCTCTGCAGCGCACTGAAGCATTCTAATGACAGTAATCAACGAATGATTGTGAAATTGCTATAATTGTGTCTGCGCCATGGGAGAACTGATGATGGCTCCCGCCTGCGCCTGTCCATGAACGCCgcttcatgtgtgtgttattcGACAGACGGTGCAGGAGGCCCTGGACAAAGCCAGAGAGGGACGGACCTGCATCGTTATCGCACATCGCCTGTCCACCATCCAGAACTCCGACATTATCGCCGTCATGTCCAGGGGCTTCCTGATGGAGAAGGGATCGCACGACCAGCTCATGGCCCTGAAGGGAGCGTACTACAAGCTGGTTACCACAGGAGCACCAATCAGCTAAGCGCTCGGGGAAACAGCACAATAAGCAAGGCAGCGGAGAGAAACGAATGTATGGCAGTGTTACTGCCGTACGTCGAGAGAGGCCTGGAAGTATGCCATACTTGAACAATACTTGTTTTTTGGGTAGGCTCCTGTCATGAAGAGAGTCACACAGCCTGTTTATGGGGTATTTTAAAGTCTGTTATGATGACAGTTGTTTACATCTTGGATAGTGGGTCCGTCTCAGTATCCCAAGAGCATGTTCACACGCCACCAGGTAGCAGGAAAGTGTGTCCCAACAATCTGAAAAAGTGCTCAAAGCTAAGTGTGTCCCACTATTCACCAGAGTCTACTGCACCAAACCAGTGCTTTGGTTAGTGGTAATGTGCCTATAAGCTGGTTTTACAAGCAACAATAATCAATAGACAGAAAGGATTTCAACAAAGTTATGGCAGAACATCCACAGATGTACTGTACTCGTATTGTAACATAGGAAATCTCAGAGTGaattatatattaaataattacattttttatatcatATAATTGTATCAATGGTTTTGACAAAATActtgagaagattgataccgcTCTCACGTTTACACGCTAAATATCAAGCTAGAGCTAGCTAGCaggtgattagcttagcataaagactgcaaGCAGGGAGAAGCAGCTAGCTCTGGCTCAGTCCAGCACCTctcaaaaacacagtttaacatGTTGTAGCACAAAATTTAGCCAATGAACATTTATGGAGGAtgaaacatgttaattagttGAATTTAGAGGTGCT contains the following coding sequences:
- the LOC141020447 gene encoding bile salt export pump-like gives rise to the protein MPTGSVRLQSIKKLGQENQSYDFSDEEPAGSYMSMTASKDNEKDQGKEQQPAIRVGFFQLFRFATCHDVLMMVIGSVCAVLHGSAQPLMLLVFGMLTDTFIEYDVELNELMDDRKECVNNTIQWKRNYTAANSQNQSDWFMHNSTWEMLGPLKARPCGLLDIEYEMTLFAFYYVGIGAAVFLLGYFQISLWVTAAARQIKLIRNMYFSKVMRMEIGWFDCTSVGELNTRMSDDINKINDAMADQVAIFLQRFTTFVCGFSIGFVKGWKLTLVIVAASPLIGVGAGLMALFVAKLTGMELQAYAKAGAVADEVLSSIRTVAAFGGELKEVQRYDKNLVSAQRWGIRKGLIMGFFTGYMWLIIFLCYGLAFWYGSSLVVDTAEYTPGTLMQVFFGVLVAAMNLGQASPCLEAFAAGRGAATIIFETIDREPEIDCLSEAGYKLDRVKGDIEFHNVTFYYPSRPEVKILDQLSVAVKSGETTAFVGPSGAGKSTAIQLIQRFYDPKEGMVTLDGHDIRGLNIQWLRSLIGIVEQEPVLFATTIAENIRYGRPGVSMEDIITATKEANAYNFILDLPQKFDTLVGEGGGQMSGGQKQRIAIARALVRNPRILLLDMATSALDNESEAVVQEALDKVRMGRTTISIAHRLSTIKNADVIVGFEHGRAVEKGKHNELLERKGVYFTLVTLQSQGDKALNEKAREMANKEEETEKLSRAGSYRSSLRASIRQRSRSQLSKLMPDSVSMTGELGPRAYSVSQADKSKNAIPEEDEEEVVEPAPVARILKYNVPEWPYMLFGSFGAAINGGVNPVYALLFSQILATFSITDPEVQRREIDSVCVFFVMVGVVSFFTQMLQGYAFSKSGELLTRRLRRLGFHAMLGQEIGWFDDHRNSPGALTTRLATDASQVQGATGSQIGMIVNSLTNIGVAVLMSFYFSWKLTLLILCFLPFIALSGGFQAKMLTGFAKEDKAAMEAAGQISGEALNNIRTIAGLGKERRFVDTYAAQLEAPYEAALKKANVYGACYGFAQCIIFFTNSASYRFGGYLVRQEGLHFSLVFRVISAIVTSGTALGRASSYTPDYAKAKISAARFFQLLDRVPQISVYSDKGDKWDNFQGNIDFIDCKFTYPTRPDIQVLNGLNVSVKPGQTLAFVGSSGCGKSTSVQLLERFYDPDQGRVLIDGHDSTRVNVPFLRSKIGIVSQEPILFDCSIAENIKYGDNLREISMNDVISAAKKAQLHDFVMGLPEKYDTNVGAQGSQLSRGQKQRIAIARAIIRDPKILLLDEATSALDTESEKTVQEALDKAREGRTCIVIAHRLSTIQNSDIIAVMSRGFLMEKGSHDQLMALKGAYYKLVTTGAPIS